In one Pempheris klunzingeri isolate RE-2024b chromosome 8, fPemKlu1.hap1, whole genome shotgun sequence genomic region, the following are encoded:
- the fbxl4 gene encoding F-box/LRR-repeat protein 4 — translation MLTILSMFYYICLRRRSRSGTRGEALTSRRAVESGQRAVLPVSVEVEQYAKEVLDFSSHYGSENSMSYTMWNLAGVPNVYPSSGDFTQTAVCRAYGTWWEQCASAPPPFHRTPKGFYSQDYIELGFEEPVYPTGVDVLETYYPGAIVQILACSHNPFSQNPPTDVRWEVLWSGEPTKVLTPQARQFSPNIKHINFPTNLLRLEVNSSLLDYYTELDAVILRGVKERPMLALYKMPVIDISDLSDSEEELSDVGGPFRQGDGKHQRTGNGYFDKLPYELIQLILSHLTLPDLCRLAQSCKLLHQHCCDPLQYTQLSLQPYWARLSDASLGHLQSRCTLLQRLNLSWTGNRGAITLTGFSSFMKACGLSLVCLELSCCHFLNEACLEVISQTCPELQQLNLSSCDRLNPQAFTHISKLTRLRRLVLYRTKIEQTAILSILTFCIELRHLNLGSCVRIEDYDVVASMLAARCRSLCSLDLWRCRNLTDRGLAELVSGCRMLEELDLGWCPTLQSSTGCFQHLARNLPRLRKLFLTANRTVCDPDIEELAASCPSLQHLDILGTRLVSAASLKKLLQSCPKLLLLDVSFCSQIDMRVVQELSGVFPNVAIKKSFTQ, via the exons ATGTTAACCATCCTGAGCATGTTTTACTATATCTGTCTGCGGCGACGCTCCAGGAGTGGGACTCGAGGGGAGGCTTTGACCAGTCGGCGTGCCGTGGAGTCTGGCCAGCGGGCGGTGTTGCCAGTCAGTGTGGAAGTGGAGCAGTATGCCAAGGAAGTTCTGGACTTCAGCTCCCACTATGGCAGCGAGAATAGCATGTCCTACACTATGTGGAACCTGGCTGGGGTGCCCAACGTCTACCCCAGTTCAGGGGACTTCACTCAGACGGCTGTATGCAGAGCGTATGGGACATGGTGGGAACAATGCGCCAGTGCTCCACCACCTTTCCATCGCACCCCTAAAGGCTTCTACAGCCAGGATTACATTGAGCTGGGCTTTGAGGAGCCTGTCTACCCTACAGGAGTGGATGTGCTTGAGACTTATTACCCTGGAGCCATCGTCCAGATTCTGGCCTGCTCTCACAACCCCTTCTCCCAGAACCCACCCACTGATGTCAG GTGGGAGGTGCTGTGGTCAGGGGAGCCCACCAAGGTGCTGACACCCCAGGCACGCCAGTTTTCCCCTAACATCAAACATATCAACTTCCCCACCAACCTGCTGCGTCTGGAAGTCAACagctctctgctggactacTACACTGAGCTGGACGCTGTTATCCTGCGCGGGGTAAAGGAGAGGCCCATGCTGGCCCTCTATAAGATGCCGGTCATTGACATTAGTGATCTGAGCGACAGCGAGGAGGAGCTGTCTGATGTGGGAGGTCCATTCAGACAAGGAGACGGGAAGCATCAGAGGACGGGCAATGGCTACTTTGACAAACTGCCGTATGAG CTCATCCAGCTGATTCTGAGCCACCTGACCCTGCCAGACCTCTGCCGTCTGGCCCAGAGCTGTAAGCTGCTGCACCAGCACTGCTGCGACCCGCTGCAGTACACCCAGCTGAGCCTGCAGCCCTACTGGGCCCGGCTGAGTGACGCCTCCTTGGGACACCTGCAGAGCCGCTGCACCCTCCTTCAGAGGCTCAACCTGTCCTGGACCGGCAACCGCGGAGCTATCACCCTGACCGGCTTCAGCAG CTTCATGAAGGCCTGTGGTCTCAGCCTGGTCTGCCTGGAGCTGTCGTGCTGCCACTTCCTGAATGAGGCCTGTCTGGAGGTCATCTCTCAGACTTGTCccgagctgcagcagctcaacCTGTCCTCCTGTGACCGTCTCAACCCACAGGCCTTCACCCACATCTCCAAACTAACACGCCTACGCAGGCTGGTGCTCTACCGGACCAAGATAGAG caaACAGCTATTCTGAGCATTCTGACTTTCTGCATAGAGCTGAGACACCTCAACCTTGGGAGCTGTGTGAGG ATTGAGGACTATGACGTTGTGGCCAGTATGCTGGCTGCCCGCTGTCGCTCTCTCTGCTCATTGGACCTGTGGCGCTGCAGAAACCTGACTGACCGAGGCTTGGCCGAGCTTGTCTCTGGGTGCAG GATGCTGGAGGAGTTGGACCTGGGCTGGTGTCCGACCTTGCAGAGCAGCACCGGGTGTTTCCAGCACCTCGCGCGCAATCTGCCCCGCTTACGTAAACTCTTCCTCACTGCCAACCGCACTGTCTGCGACCCAGACATAGAGGAGCTGGCCGCCAGCTGCCCCTCACTGCAGCACCTCGACATACTGG GTACACGGTTGGTGAGTGCTGCCTCACTGAAGAAACTCCTCCAGTCCTGTCCAAAACTTCTCCTCCTGGACGTCTCCTTCTGCTCACAGATAGACATGCGGGTCGTCCAAGAGCTCTCAGGCGTCTTTCCCAACGTGGCCATCAAGAAGAGCTTCACCCAGTGA
- the pou3f2b gene encoding POU domain, class 3, transcription factor 2, protein MSSGGGAESRCASASSWQSAWEPPVGRRGSVKCEVPLIRATSPAPRVMATAASNHYNILTSSASIVHSEPGSMQQATAYRDAQSLLQSDYPLQSNSHTLSHAHQWITALSHGEGAPWSSSPLGAEQDIKPAVQGARDEMHNSSSNLQHQSRPPHLVHQTHGNHHDGRAWRTTTAAHIPSMATTNGQSLIYSQPGFSVNGLIPGSGQGMHHHNLRDSHDDHHSPHLSEHGHPPSQHQHQHRPQSHHDHSDEDTPTSDDLEQFAKQFKQRRIKLGFTQADVGLALGTLYGNVFSQTTICRFEALQLSFKNMCKLKPLLNKWLEEADSTSGSPTSLDKIAAQGRKRKKRTSIEVSVKGALESHFLKCPKPAASEIIGLADSLHLEKEVVRVWFCNRRQKEKRMTPPGALPGSEDVYGDTPPHHGVQTPVQ, encoded by the coding sequence ATGAGCAGCGGGGGCGGGGCGGAGTCCAGGTGCGCCTCGGCGTCCTCTTGGCAGAGCGCCTGGGAGCCGCCTGTGGGCAGGAGAGGATCTGTCAAATGCGAGGTTCCTTTAATAAGAGCGACCAGTCCGGCTCCGAGAGTCATGGCGACCGCAGCGTCTAACCACTACAACATCCTCACCTCCAGCGCATCTATCGTGCACTCGGAGCCCGGCAGCATGCAGCAAGCCACGGCGTACCGGGACGCGCAGAGCCTGTTGCAGAGCGACTACCCGCTGCAGAGCAACAGCCACACGCTCAGCCACGCACACCAGTGGATCACGGCGCTGTCCCACGGAGAGGGAGCCCCGTGGTCCTCCAGCCCGCTCGGCGCGGAGCAGGACATCAAACCCGCGGTGCAGGGCGCCCGGGACGAGATGCACAACTCCAGCAGCAACCTACAGCACCAGTCGCGGCCACCCCATCTGGTGCACCAGACGCACGGGAACCACCACGACGGCCGGGCGTGGAGAACCACCACCGCGGCGCACATTCCGAGCATGGCGACGACGAACGGCCAAAGCCTTATTTACTCCCAGCCGGGCTTCAGCGTCAACGGGCTGATCCCGGGCAGCGGGCAGGGGATGCACCACCACAACCTAAGAGACAGTCATGATGACCACCACAGCCCGCACCTCAGCGAACACGGCCACCCTCCGtcccagcatcagcaccagcaccgGCCCCAGAGCCACCACGACCACTCGGACGAGGATACGCCGACCTCGGACGACCTGGAGCAGTTCGCCAAGCAGTTCAAACAGCGGAGGATCAAGTTGGGCTTCACGCAGGCGGACGTGGGACTCGCCCTGGGGACCCTGTACGGAAATGTGTTTTCCCAAACCACCATATGCAGGTTTGAGGCCCTGCAGCTCAGCTTCAAAAACATGTGCAAGCTGAAGCCTCTGTTGAACAAGTGGTTGGAGGAGGCAGACTCCACCTCGGGCAGCCCGACCAGCCTGGACAAAATCGCGGCGcaggggaggaaaaggaaaaaacgGACTTCAATCGAGGTAAGCGTTAAGGGAGCTTTGGAGAGCCATTTTTTGAAGTGCCCTAAACCGGCAGCGTCGGAAATAATCGGCCTGGCGGACAGTCTGCACCTGGAAAAAGAAGTGGTGAGGGTTTGGTTTTGTAacaggagacagaaggagaaacGCATGACCCCTCCCGGAGCTCTGCCGGGGAGCGAGGATGTGTACGGGGACACGCCGCCGCACCACGGGGTCCAGACCCCGGTCCAATGA